A part of Numenius arquata chromosome 2, bNumArq3.hap1.1, whole genome shotgun sequence genomic DNA contains:
- the ADSL gene encoding adenylosuccinate lyase isoform X3 encodes MGFNFSERKKFGTWRRLWLYLAQAEKSLGLPITDEQIKEMEANLDNIDFEMAAEEEKKLRHDVMAHVHTFAHCCPKAAAIIHLGATSCYVGDNTDLIVLRDGFNLLLPTLARVISRLADFAEKYADLPTLGFTHYQPAQLTTVGKRCCLWIQDLCMDLHNLERARDDLRFRGVKGTTGTQASFLQLFEGDHSKVEELDRLVTAKAGFKRSYMVTGQTYSRKVDIEVLSVLASLGASIHKICTDIRLLANLKEIEEPFEKDQIGSSAMPYKRNPMRSERCCSLARHLMTLVLDPLQTASVQWFERTLDDSANRRVCLAEAFLTADIILSTLQNISEGLVVYPKVIERRIRQELPFMATENIIMAMVKAGGNRQVAKFLKEEVRPALIPYQSKMGGKIELAL; translated from the exons ATGGGTTTCAACTTCAGCGAGAGGAAGAAGTTCGGCACCTGGCGCCGCCTCTGGCTCTACCTCGCCCAGGCTGAGAAG tcaCTTGGGCTTCCGATCACAGATGAGCAGATAAAGGAGATGGAAGCAAATCTGGACAACATTGACTTCGAGATGGCGGCggaggaagagaagaagctgCGTCACGATGTTATGGCCCATGTTCACACCTTTGCCCACTGTTGTCCTAAAGCGGCAGCCATCATTCACCTTGGAGCAACTTCCTGTTACGTAGGGGATAATACG gATCTGATTGTCCTCCGTGATGGATTTAACCTGCTGCTACCCACG CTCGCAAGGGTGATCAGCCGGCTGGCCGACTTTGCTGAGAAGTATGCTGACCTGCCTACTTTGGGCTTCACTCACTACCA aCCTGCACAGCTCACCACTGTGGGGAAACGCTGCTGCTTGTGGATTCAGGACTTGTGCATGGACCTGCACAACCTGGAGCGGGCTCGGGATGACCTGCGCTTTCGGGGTGTAAAAGGCACCACTGGCACGCAAGCCAGCTTCTTGCAGCTCTTTGAGGGGGACCATAGTAAA GTTGAAGAGCTGGACAGATTAGTGACTGCAAAGGCAGGATTTAAGCG GTCTTATATGGTCACAGGGCAAACCTATAGTCGCAAGGTGGATATTGAAGTCCTGTCTGTGCTGGCCAGTCTTGGGGCATCTATACACAAG ATTTGTACTGACATTCGTCTTTTGGCCAACCTGAAGGAGATTGAGGAGCCTTTTGAGAAAGACCAGATTG GTTCAAGTGCTATGCCTTACAAGAGGAATCCAATGCGCTCGGAACGCTGCTGCAGCCTGGCTCGGCACCTGATGACTCTGGTGCTGGATCCCCTCCAGACAGCCTCTGTTCAGTGGTTTGAGCGAACGTTGGATGACAGCGCCAACAG GCGTGTGTGTCTTGCCGAGGCTTTCCTCACAGCTGACATCATTCTGAGTACACTGCAGAATATCTCCGAGGGACTTGTGGTATATCCAAAG GTGATTGAGAGGAGGATCCGGCAGGAGCTGCCATTCATGGCCACAGAGAATATAATCATGGCGATGGTGAAAGCAGGAGGCAATCGTCAG